From Phocoena phocoena chromosome 16, mPhoPho1.1, whole genome shotgun sequence, a single genomic window includes:
- the HABP2 gene encoding hyaluronan-binding protein 2, with translation MFARMSDLHVLLLMFLAGETAFGFSLLSLLTDPDPDWTLDHYEYSQEYYDQEGNASSALGHPENPDWYYAEDDPCLSNPCAHGGDCLISGATFTCSCPAPFSGNRCQNVQNKCKNNPCGRGDCLITQSSPYYRCACKHPYRGEDCSTAVPACRPNPCQNGGTCSRHRRRSKFTCTCPDQFKGKLCEIGSDDCYVGDGYSYRGKVSKTINQHSCLYWNSHLLLKENYNMFMEDAEAHGIGEHNFCRNPDEDQKPWCFFKVNNAKVKWEYCDVPACSALDVANSEPLTKLPEFDSCGRTETADRKVKRIYGGFKSTAGKHPWQASLQTSLRLTISMPQGHFCGGTLIHPCWVLTAAHCTDLKAKYLKVVLGDQDLTKTEFHEQSFGVEKIFKYSHYDERDDIPYNDIALLKLKPVDGHCALESKYVKTVCLPDGPFPPGTECHISGWGVTETGDGSHQILDAKVKLISNTVCNSRRLYDHMIDDSMICAGNLQKPGQDSCQGDSGGPLTCEKDGTYYVYGIVSWGLECGKKPGVYTQVTKFLTWIKATMEREASF, from the exons ttctccCTCCTGTCTTTACTCACCGACCCGGACCCAG ATTGGACTCTCGACCACTATGAGTACAGCCAAGAGTATTACGACCAGGAAGGGAATGCCAGCAGCGCTCTAGGCCATCCCGAGAATCCTGACTGGTACTACGCGGAGGACG ATCCATGCCTGTCCAACCCCTGTGCACATGGTGGGGACTGTCTCATCAGCGGGGCCACATTCACCTGCAGCTGTCCAGCCCCTTTCTCTGGAAACAGGTGTCAGAATG TGCAAAACAAATGCAAGAACAACCCATGTGGCCGAGGAGACTGTCTCATTACTCAGAGTTCTCCTTACTACCGCTGTGCCTGTAAACACCCTTACAGGGGTGAAGACTGCTCCACAG CGGTTCCTGCATGCAGGCCAAATCCCTGCCAAAATGGCGGCACCTGCTCCCGGCATAGGCGGAGATCCAAGTTCACCTGCACCTGTCCTGACCAGTTCAAGGGGAAACTCTGTGAAATAG GTTCTGATGACTGCTATGTTGGTGATGGCTACTCTTACCGAGGGAAAGTGAGTAAGACAATCAACCAGCACTCATGCCTTTACTGGAACTCCCACCTCCTCTTGAAGGAGAATTACAACATGTTTATGGAGGATGCTGAGGCCCATGGGATTGGGGAGCACAACTTCTGCAG aaacccAGATGAAGACCAAAAGCCCTGGTGTTTCTTTAAAGTAAACAATGCAAAGGTGAAATGGGAGTACTGTGATGTCCCCGCCTGCTCAGCCCTAG ATGTTGCCAACTCAGAGCCCCTGACCAAACTTCCCGAGTTTGACTCATGCGGGAGGACTGAGACAGCAGACAGGAAGGTCAAGAGGATCTACGGCGGCTTTAAGAGCACAGCGGGCAAGCACCCATGGCAGGCGTCCCTGCAGACCTCGTTGCGACTGACCATCTCCATGCCCCAGGGCCATTTCTGTGGGGGGACGTTGATCCACCCCTGCTGGGTGCTGACTGCCGCCCACTGCACCGA CTTAAAAGCCAAATATCTGAAAGTGGTGCTAGGGGACCAGGACCTGACGAAGACAGAATTCCACGAGCAGAGCTTTGGGGTGGAGAAGATATTCAAGTACAGCCACTATGACGAAAGAGACGACATTCCCTACAACGACATTG CTTTGCTCAAGCTAAAGCCAGTGGATGGTCACTGTGCTCTGGAATCCAAATATGTGAAAACTGTATGTTTGCCTGATGGTCCCTTTCCCCCTGGGACTGAGTGTCACATCTCCGGCTGGGGTGTTACAGAAACAG GAGACGGGTCCCACCAGATCCTGGACGCCAAAGTCAAGCTCATCAGCAACACTGTGTGCAACTCCCGCCGACTGTATGACCACATGATCGATGACAGTATGATTTGTGCAGGAAACCTCCAGAAGCCTGGGCAAGACTCCTGCCAG GGTGACTCTGGAGGCCCTCTGACCTGTGAGAAGGACGGTACCTACTACGTCTATGGGATCGTGAGCTGGGGCCTGGAGTGTGGGAAGAAGCCAGGAGTCTACACCCAAGTGACCAAATTCCTGACTTGGATCAAAGCCACCATGGAAAGGGAGGCTAGCTTTTGA